A single genomic interval of Pangasianodon hypophthalmus isolate fPanHyp1 chromosome 8, fPanHyp1.pri, whole genome shotgun sequence harbors:
- the xpc gene encoding DNA repair protein complementing XP-C cells isoform X1: MAKHKPRAAAAATEKDNTKKKKQLSQAVKKKKDAPKPPNIKDKGARAKNIAKAAKPAKPRGQTSKKARKPSDGKKSKYFSKPLKEEPEDIFEDLSMSFPESSVLKSNDYKMKEEKKENDNESEESDEDEEWEEVEELAGPLGPAEADEEPAVPSQPVEIEIETAEARHKRQKKETKQAEFETYLRRMIKRFNKEVQEDTHKVHLLCLLASGLFRSRLCCEPDLLAITLSLVPTHFTTVIKKRINTIYLEGLLKWFKMTFTLNPALPEEKEVGLRELLERRLGSLSARDHQEMTFLFLLVLRSLRFYSRLVLSLQPLPLKPSAKQDIVHTSKSPPSKDKSNEADKKPPEPKVSPGSKRPSASSTEEQPKRGGKRQKKNVEDRGNKKKEAVGGQRPKNTKRRSTASKVSYKEDSSDGEEELSDGEEYHLPSENDSDDSGCGVEKSNWNSKAKGKSKSQAPRRSSQTKKRTKKEEEEEEEEEEELLEGKKQRVRRRQGKGHDEWIEVYLKGAKRWICIDVDQGVGKPELCSNQATQPITYVVGVDEDGYLKDVSSRYDPTWLTSSRRRRVNSEWWEETLHFYECPDCEQKKEEDKELQDKLIGKPLPTSVSEYKNHPLYALERHLLKYEALYPPSAAILGYCRGEAVYSRDCIHTLHSRDTWLKQARTVRLGEEPYKMVKGFSNRSRKARMMSGNKDEKDLALFGHWQTEEYQPPVAINGKIPRNDFGNVYMFQTCMLPVGCVHLHLPNLNRVARKLNVDCAPAVTGFDVHGGYSHAVTDGYIVCKEHEEILKAAWENEQEIQKKKEQEKREKRALANWTLLVKGLLIKERLQRRYGQQGMAKDTGIAQGGEGKAEGFSSGEEDEGEAHMAPPSLAVSWPQNRQEEQEEKGAKKSVSKRERRGQQKHLFPFEKSV, encoded by the exons ATGGCTAAACATAAACCCCGAGCAGCTGCTGCCGCGACTGAAAAGGACaacacaaagaagaagaagcagctgaGTCAGgctgtgaagaagaagaaagatgcTCCCAAACCGCCAAACATCAAAG ACAAGGGTGCCAGAGCCAAAAATATTGCCAAGGCCGCCAAGCCCGCCAAGCCCAGAGGCCAAACATCGAAAAAGGCACGTAAGCCGTCAGATGGAAAGAAGAGCAAATACTTCAGTAAGCCATTAAAAGAAGAGCCTGAGGACATCTTTGAGGATTTGAGCATGTCATTTCCAGAGAGCTCTGTGCTGAAGAGCAATGATTACAagatgaaagaagagaaaaaagaaaatgataatgAGAGTGAAGAgagtgatgaagatgaggagTGGGAGGAAGTGGAAG AACTGGCAGGCCCATTAGGACCAGCAGAGGCAGACGAAGAACCTGCAGTTCCTTCTCAGCCTGTGGAGATTGAGATCGAGACAGCTGAGGCCAGGcacaagagacagaaaaa GGAGACGAAGCAAGCTGAGTTTGAGACTTACCTGCGCAGAATGATAAAACGTTTCAACAAGGAGGTACAGGAGGATACACAcaag GTTCATCTGTTATGTCTATTGGCTAGCGGACTGTTCCGGAGCCGCCTGTGCTGTGAGCCTGACCTGTTGGCCATCACCTTGTCCTTAGTTCCCACCCACTTCACCACAGTTATTAAAAAACGTATCAACACTATCTATCTGGAGGGTCTTCTGAAGTG GTTTAAGATGACGTTCACACTCAACCCTGCCCTCCCTGAAGAGAAGGAGGTGGGACTGCGTGAGCTGCTGGAGAGACGTTTGGGAAGTCTGTCGGCGCGCGATCATCAGGAGATGACCTTC cTGTTCCTGCTGGTGCTGCGGTCACTGCGCTTTTACTCTCGATTGGTGCTCTCACTACAGCCACTACCGCTCAAGCCATCAGCAAAACAG gaTATAGTGCACACCTCCAAAAGTCCTCCTTCTAAAGACAAATCTAATGAAGCTGATAAAAAGCCACCAGAACCCAAAGTTTCCCCTGGGTCCAAACGCCCATCAGCTTCCAGTACTGAGGAGCAACCGAAGAGGGgaggaaagagacagaagaagaatGTTGAGGATAGAgggaacaaaaagaaagaagcagTAGGGGGTCAAAGGCCAAAAAACACGAAAAGAAGGAGTACCGCATCTAAAGTGTCATATAAAGAAGATAGCAGTGATGGGGAGGAGGAGCTTAGTGATGGGGAGGAGTACCATCTGCCCAGCGAGAATGACAGTGATGACTCAGGGTGTGGTGTAGAAAAGTCAAACTGGAATTCAAAGGCTAAAGGAAAGAGCAAAAGTCAGGCTCCACGACGCTCCAGCCAGACCAAGAAGCGAAcaaagaaggaggaggaggaggaggaggaggaggaagaagaactGCTAGAAGGGAAAAAGCAGCGAGTGAGAAGGAGGCAGGGAAAAGGACATGATGAATGGATAGAGGTGTACCTGAAAGGGGCAAAGAGATGGATATGTATTGATGTTGATCAAGGGGTGGGGAAACCGGAGCTCTGCTCCAATCAGGCCACTCAGCCAATTACGTATGTAGTGGGTGTAGATGAAGATGGTTACCTGAAAGACGTGAGCAGCAGATATGACCCCACCTGGCTCACGTCGTCACGGAGACGACGTGTCAACTCAGAGTGGTGGGAGGAGACGTTACACTTCTACGAGTGTCCCGATTGTGAACAAAAGAAGGAAGAAGACAAAGAG CTGCAGGACAAGTTGATTGGTAAGCCATTGCCAACATCAGTATCGGAGTACAAAAACCACCCTCTGTATGCACTGGAGAGGCACCTGCTGAAGTACGAGGCACTGTACCCCCCCTCTGCCGCCATTTTGGGCTACTGTCGAGGAGAAGCTGTCTATTCACG GGATTGTATCCACACACTTCATTCCAGAGACACCTGGTTAAAGCAAGCACGCACTGTTCGACTTGGGGAGGAGCCTTACAAG ATGGTAAAGGGATTCTCAAACCGTTCACGCAAAGCCAGGATGATGTCTGGAAACAAGGATGAAAAGGACCTGGCTCTGTTTGGTCACTGGCAAACCGAGGAGTACCAGCCTCCTGTAGCCATCAACGGCAAG ATTCCACGTAACGACTTTGGAAACGTGTACATGTTTCAAACGTGCATGTTGCCGGTAGGGTGTGTGCACCTGCATCTGCCTAATCTGAACAGAGTGGCTCGAAAACTCAATGTGGACTGTGCTCCTGCTGTAACAGGCTTCGATGTCCATGGAGGATACTCACAtgctgt GACTGATGGCTACATTGTATGTAAGGAGCATGAAGAGATTCTGAAAGCTGCCTGGGAAAATGAGCAAGAGATTCAAAAGAAGAAGGAACAAGAG AAGCGTGAGAAGCGAGCACTGGCTAACTGGACGCTGCTGGTGAAAGGGCTGCTGATTAAAGAGCGGCTGCAGCGGCGTTACGGACAGCAGGGCATGGCCAAGGACACAGGAATTGCTCAGGGGGGAGAAGGAAAAGCAGAGGGATTCTCATCTGGAGAAGAGGATGAAGGTGAAGCTCACATGGCTCCACCATCTCTGGCTGTCTCATGGCCACAGAACAggcaggaggagcaggaggaaaaAGGAGCTAAAAAGTCTGTCAGTAAGAGGGAGAGGCGTGGCCAGCAGAAACATCTCTTCCCTTttgaaaaaagtgtgtga
- the xpc gene encoding DNA repair protein complementing XP-C cells isoform X2 → MAKHKPRAAAAATEKDNTKKKKQLSQAVKKKKDAPKPPNIKDKGARAKNIAKAAKPAKPRGQTSKKARKPSDGKKSKYFSKPLKEEPEDIFEDLSMSFPESSVLKSNDYKMKEEKKENDNESEESDEDEEWEEVEELAGPLGPAEADEEPAVPSQPVEIEIETAEARHKRQKKETKQAEFETYLRRMIKRFNKEVQEDTHKVHLLCLLASGLFRSRLCCEPDLLAITLSLVPTHFTTVIKKRINTIYLEGLLKWFKMTFTLNPALPEEKEVGLRELLERRLGSLSARDHQEMTFLFLLVLRSLRFYSRLVLSLQPLPLKPSAKQDIVHTSKSPPSKDKSNEADKKPPEPKVSPGSKRPSASSTEEQPKRGGKRQKKNVEDRGNKKKEAVGGQRPKNTKRRSTASKVSYKEDSSDGEEELSDGEEYHLPSENDSDDSGCGVEKSNWNSKAKGKSKSQAPRRSSQTKKRTKKEEEEEEEEEEELLEGKKQRVRRRQGKGHDEWIEVYLKGAKRWICIDVDQGVGKPELCSNQATQPITYVVGVDEDGYLKDVSSRYDPTWLTSSRRRRVNSEWWEETLHFYECPDCEQKKEEDKELQDKLIGKPLPTSVSEYKNHPLYALERHLLKYEALYPPSAAILGYCRGEAVYSRDCIHTLHSRDTWLKQARTVRLGEEPYKMVKGFSNRSRKARMMSGNKDEKDLALFGHWQTEEYQPPVAINGKSDVSTLKQMDVRAADST, encoded by the exons ATGGCTAAACATAAACCCCGAGCAGCTGCTGCCGCGACTGAAAAGGACaacacaaagaagaagaagcagctgaGTCAGgctgtgaagaagaagaaagatgcTCCCAAACCGCCAAACATCAAAG ACAAGGGTGCCAGAGCCAAAAATATTGCCAAGGCCGCCAAGCCCGCCAAGCCCAGAGGCCAAACATCGAAAAAGGCACGTAAGCCGTCAGATGGAAAGAAGAGCAAATACTTCAGTAAGCCATTAAAAGAAGAGCCTGAGGACATCTTTGAGGATTTGAGCATGTCATTTCCAGAGAGCTCTGTGCTGAAGAGCAATGATTACAagatgaaagaagagaaaaaagaaaatgataatgAGAGTGAAGAgagtgatgaagatgaggagTGGGAGGAAGTGGAAG AACTGGCAGGCCCATTAGGACCAGCAGAGGCAGACGAAGAACCTGCAGTTCCTTCTCAGCCTGTGGAGATTGAGATCGAGACAGCTGAGGCCAGGcacaagagacagaaaaa GGAGACGAAGCAAGCTGAGTTTGAGACTTACCTGCGCAGAATGATAAAACGTTTCAACAAGGAGGTACAGGAGGATACACAcaag GTTCATCTGTTATGTCTATTGGCTAGCGGACTGTTCCGGAGCCGCCTGTGCTGTGAGCCTGACCTGTTGGCCATCACCTTGTCCTTAGTTCCCACCCACTTCACCACAGTTATTAAAAAACGTATCAACACTATCTATCTGGAGGGTCTTCTGAAGTG GTTTAAGATGACGTTCACACTCAACCCTGCCCTCCCTGAAGAGAAGGAGGTGGGACTGCGTGAGCTGCTGGAGAGACGTTTGGGAAGTCTGTCGGCGCGCGATCATCAGGAGATGACCTTC cTGTTCCTGCTGGTGCTGCGGTCACTGCGCTTTTACTCTCGATTGGTGCTCTCACTACAGCCACTACCGCTCAAGCCATCAGCAAAACAG gaTATAGTGCACACCTCCAAAAGTCCTCCTTCTAAAGACAAATCTAATGAAGCTGATAAAAAGCCACCAGAACCCAAAGTTTCCCCTGGGTCCAAACGCCCATCAGCTTCCAGTACTGAGGAGCAACCGAAGAGGGgaggaaagagacagaagaagaatGTTGAGGATAGAgggaacaaaaagaaagaagcagTAGGGGGTCAAAGGCCAAAAAACACGAAAAGAAGGAGTACCGCATCTAAAGTGTCATATAAAGAAGATAGCAGTGATGGGGAGGAGGAGCTTAGTGATGGGGAGGAGTACCATCTGCCCAGCGAGAATGACAGTGATGACTCAGGGTGTGGTGTAGAAAAGTCAAACTGGAATTCAAAGGCTAAAGGAAAGAGCAAAAGTCAGGCTCCACGACGCTCCAGCCAGACCAAGAAGCGAAcaaagaaggaggaggaggaggaggaggaggaggaagaagaactGCTAGAAGGGAAAAAGCAGCGAGTGAGAAGGAGGCAGGGAAAAGGACATGATGAATGGATAGAGGTGTACCTGAAAGGGGCAAAGAGATGGATATGTATTGATGTTGATCAAGGGGTGGGGAAACCGGAGCTCTGCTCCAATCAGGCCACTCAGCCAATTACGTATGTAGTGGGTGTAGATGAAGATGGTTACCTGAAAGACGTGAGCAGCAGATATGACCCCACCTGGCTCACGTCGTCACGGAGACGACGTGTCAACTCAGAGTGGTGGGAGGAGACGTTACACTTCTACGAGTGTCCCGATTGTGAACAAAAGAAGGAAGAAGACAAAGAG CTGCAGGACAAGTTGATTGGTAAGCCATTGCCAACATCAGTATCGGAGTACAAAAACCACCCTCTGTATGCACTGGAGAGGCACCTGCTGAAGTACGAGGCACTGTACCCCCCCTCTGCCGCCATTTTGGGCTACTGTCGAGGAGAAGCTGTCTATTCACG GGATTGTATCCACACACTTCATTCCAGAGACACCTGGTTAAAGCAAGCACGCACTGTTCGACTTGGGGAGGAGCCTTACAAG ATGGTAAAGGGATTCTCAAACCGTTCACGCAAAGCCAGGATGATGTCTGGAAACAAGGATGAAAAGGACCTGGCTCTGTTTGGTCACTGGCAAACCGAGGAGTACCAGCCTCCTGTAGCCATCAACGGCAAG tccGATGTCTCGACACTGAAGCAGATGGATGTCAGGGCTGCTG ATTCCACGTAA